From Mycteria americana isolate JAX WOST 10 ecotype Jacksonville Zoo and Gardens chromosome 4, USCA_MyAme_1.0, whole genome shotgun sequence, one genomic window encodes:
- the TRMT9B gene encoding putative tRNA methyltransferase 9B, with product MEHEATQLEKQHVHSVYENTAAYFNDLQSKAWPRVRNFLLEQKPGSLVADIGCGTGKYLSVNSQVYNLGCDYCGPLVEIARKKDDEVLVCDNLNLPFRDQCFNAVISIGVIHHFSTKQRRIKAIKEMARVLIPGGQMMIYVWAMEQKNRRFEKQDVFVPWNKALCSRHFSESNQSGDKGEFVHAVKSQDIHPAQLVISECSYQTNLQPETDSKHSHSTVHCLSRACCMKISEEENRFYSALGRSFRSWFFSRSLDESALRKQTDKMKPLKNEGEWANSTVPIQHSRHCSLDLGHHGALLKEQSLDDDDVFVESLPLKKPEWSPATDALKGLSLNGGHQSVAQSKSEEASFINGSVEDRDYSCGCNKDGAGKCNASKIFKRTSTTDSTDSALDSAVSVGDQTDATLDTKAFMRYYHVFREGELCSLVEENVPELQILSSCYDHGNWCIIAEKRGTQV from the exons ATGGAACATGAGGCTACCCAGCTAGAAAAGCAGCACGTGCATAGTGTGTATGAAAATACAGCTGCCTACTTTAATGATCTGCAGAGCAAAGCATGGCCTCGTGTTCGAAACTTTCTGCTGGAGCAAAAGCCTGGCAGTCTCGTTGCTGACATAG GTTGTGGAACTGGAAAGTATCTCAGTGTCAACAGTCAGGTGTATAATCTCGGCTGTGATTACTGTGGACCATTGGTAGAAATTGCAAGGAAGAAAGATGATGAAGTTCTGGTATGTGACAACCTTAACCTTCCCTTTAGGGACCAGTGCTTCAATGCAGTCATTTCCATTGGAG TGATCCATCATTTCTCAACTAAACAAAGAAGAATCAAAGCAATAAAGGAAATGGCAAGGGTATTGATACCTGGAGGCCAGATGATGATTTATGTTTGGGCTATGGAACAAAAGAATCGTCGCTTTGAGAAGCAAGACGTATTTGTTCCTTGGAACAAGGCCTTGTGCTCACGGCATTTTTCAGAATCGAATCAATCTGGAGATAAGGGTGAGTTTGTGCATGCTGTGAAAAGCCAAGACATACACCCTGCACAGCTAGTCATCTCTGAGTGCAGCTACCAAACCAATCTGCAGCCAGAAACTGATTCAAAACATTCCCACAGTACAGTCCATTGCTTATCCAGAGCCTGCTGCATGaaaatttctgaagaagaaaacagattttacagtGCTCTAGGAAGGTCTTTCCGCTCATGGTTTTTCTCCAGATCCCTTGATGAATCAGCCCTTAGAAAGCAAACCGACAAAATGAAGCCTCTGAAGAATGAAGGAGAATGGGCAAACAGTACTGTACCCATTCAGCATTCGCGACACTGCAGTTTGGATTTGGGTCACCATGGAGCACTGTTAAAAGAACAAAGTTTGGATGATGATGATGTGTTCGTGGAAAGCCTGCCTCTCAAAAAACCAGAGTGGTCACCAGCCACAGATGCACTGAAGGGTTTAAGTTTAAATGGAGGACACCAAAGTGTAGCTCAGAGCAAGAGTGAAGAAGCTTCTTTTATAAATGGCTCAGTGGAAGACCGGGACTACAGTTGTGGTTGTAATAAAGATGGTGCTGGTAAGTGTAATGCCagcaagattttcaaaagaacttCAACAACTGACTCCACTGACTCTGCATTGGATTCAGCAGTGTCTGTTGGGGACCAAACTGATGCCACGTTGGATACAAAAGCCTTCATGCGTTATTATCATGTTTTTCGGGAAGGGGAACTGTGCTCTCTGGTAGAAGAGAACGTGCCTGAGCTTCAGATACTTTCTTCCTGCTATGACCATGGAAACTGGTGCATTATTGCAGAGAAAAGAGGAACACAGGTGTaa